AAAACTCGTAACCTATAACCTATAACCTATAACTTAAATAGTTAACTTGACTGCTGTTAAATTAACCACAGGGCTATCGCCCAGAGCGCGCAGATCGTCGTAAGACAACTTCAAAGCTTTGCTTTGTGCGGTTATAGCTTGTAGGTTATAGGTTAATCACTTGGGACATCATCCCAAACCCGCACCCGCTCAAAAGTCGAGATCTCCCCAAGCAGACTGGTTAGCCGATTGATTATTTCCTGCCTAGTTGTCATTGGGATTGGGTACTGGGTAGCTTCAATTCAAAATCAGAGTCGGCAACAGCAAGTTCTTTCCAGTACCCAGGAAAAAATAAGTTAGGTATGATTTTTTTTCCTTTGTTTTGGGCGATCGCTATTTTTATAGTCTCTAAATCGTTATTGTCGATTATGCCCGCCTCTCTAAATGGTTTGAGAGCATTGACCAGTTTAACAGTACTAGCTTTTTTGCTAATCGGAAATTCATCGTCGTCTGGCATTCTTAAGTACCAATACCCACTCACAGGATGCTGTTCTACGGGGCAATAATATCTAGATACGTCATTTGGATCGGGATTAGGTCTTGATAACTGATAAAACAAAGCAGAAATTTGATAACCAAACTCCTCAGACAACACAGGGATATTAATCATCACAAATAGTAATCAATTAAATTTTGGTTGATATTAGATGTAGTTAAATTATCTATGACATCTGAAAATATTAATAACTCCGAATAAGTACCTTGCCATCCACGGTCTGGAAAATATCTGTCTTTACTAATTCGATCTGCCAACAAATTACCTGTTGTGTTAATTGAAAATACAAATGAGTTTTCAGGTATTTTTGTGTTGGCAGCCACATTAGAATTGTTAAGTTTTATAGTTCCATTTGTTATAAAAGGAGAACAATATTGTGTGTTAAAAAATACACCAGAACTTCCAGCATGAAAATCATAGTTTGTGTCACTACCCAATAAATAAGCCAAAACTTGGTTAGCCGTGCTGGAATATTCAAGTTTAAAAAAAAGAGTTCTAATATTACTTATGTCATTAAATTCAAAAGAGTTAGAACCATTGTCATCAAATAATAAAGCAGGTTTATTACTACTTAAATCAAGTTTGGGTTGATACTGAATATTAGGCTGAATAGCATGATTATTATTATCAGATTGGTCATACCATTTGACGACATAACCAGTACTAGCGCCTAAAAAAGCATCAATGCTCTCGCTATCTAAGTATCCGTTCAAAAAGCCAAAATCTTGCTCTAAATTATCGCTCTCACGCCTCAGCCTAAGACAGAAACCAGTATAAGCCGTGCTTAATTTGCGTATAGAGTACGCAATTGAAGCTATGGGAACTTCATCTAAAAGTAATTTAATAGAATCTGCTACGGAATAAACTAAATCATTACCTAAATGTATCTTTTTTATCGTCTCAGAACCTAGACAAAGCTTGTAGTTGTTATTTAGCAAAACCATACGCGCGAAAAACAACTTCCGTTTACTCGTTAATAACGTAGAGCGTAGTAGCACTCTTGGGGGTTATGGCATTATAGTCAGCTTGTGTTAAAACAATCACGTCAGTAACGGTGCTGTTACTAGAGCCAACTTTACCGTTTACGCTCTCAAAAACTATTGGTGTAACCGTCAATTTAGTTCCTTCTAACTTATGCTTGTGTCGCTCAAACTCAATATTAGTCAAATCTATTTGTTCTCCTGCGCCATAAACAACGCCTTGCTTAACAATCGTAAAAGCTGTATTTGCTCTAATTGTGTAAATAGCCATTAAAAGTCTTCTTTGAGAATTAAATTTGTCAACTTGCCATCTTCAATCGGCTGAATACCTTTAATTAAATAGTTCTTGCCTTTGATAATTAAGCGATCGCCCGATCGCAAGTCGTGAACGGAGACGGTTTCTACCAAAAAAGTAATTTGCTTTCCTTCGGACACGCCTTGCCCATTAAATATCGGGTCATAGTTGAGGTCAAGTATGCCCGATAGCTCTATTAGGGACGAGTTAGTACTGACCACAGTAGCCAAGGTACTAAATTCGTTGTCTATGAAGATAGACAAGTCTTCAGATTCAGAGATCCAGCCCATTGTTTATTTTCTTTTTGCCGAAGGTTGGACTGAGGGGTTGGGGGACTAGGGGGCTGGGGGGCAAGGGAGCAACAGGGGCAAGCTCCTCCACTCCTCTGCTCCCCTGCTCCTCCTCTCCACTGCTCTCCATCTCCTGTTGAGCCTGCCACTCGGCAAACTCAGCAGCCACAGCAGATTCGTTTTTCTCAACAGGAGCGTCACTTTTTTCTACCTTTTCGCCGTGCAGGGAAGCCTGTTCCTCGCTTAACAATATTTTCTTACCTTCGGGGATGTCCACGCCACAATGATTTAACGCGCCAGCCTCTCTGTTTATGTACCAGTTTTTCATTTACTTCTCCTTTTTGACGGTGACTGTAGTAATTTTTGGTTGTCGAGACTGATATTGTTCTTCAGTCTCAATTAAATGCTGATATTTAATTGCTTCAAATACATCTAATTCAACGGTTTCACCCATTTGAAATATTTGTCTTGACTTTTTGCCGTTGACAATTTTTTCATGGTGCAATGGCAGCGATCGCACGTAATATTTTGTTTTCATTTTTTGTAGTATTTAAGTATTTATAATGTCGGTTGCCACCACAAAATATTCGCCTCTCGTTAGATTCAAGTCCAGCATTTGCATAGCGCGAATTGAAATAATCGCTTGGTCAAATTGAGAGTAGGGATTAGCCATGAGGTCTAAACCGCTCCAGATACCCAAAAGGACATTACTAAAGTCGCCAAAGAAGGCAGCCGATAAATTGCTGGCTGTACCTTTAACTAAATTATTAGGAATTTGATTTGAGCATCTAGCACGGTAACCAGCAATCATGCCCTCGGCACTGTTGTTGCCCATTTGCCAGATCCAAGTTCCCGCACCCGTATCCTGATTTAGTTTGGTTTGCAGCTTGCCTCTGGTTCTGGCATTAACTACATAGCCAAACGTGCCTTGATTCATGGCGTTGGTCACAGCTAATTCGCTCTGCATAGCAATCACAGCAGCCCAGTCAAGCTCACCGCCGTTTGCTCCCAGGACAATACTGTTTACCTCTGGGTGGGAAATAATTCCCAATGGTTCTTCACCAGTACCAGAGCCAAAGCCGATGGTGCGGTCAATCTCCAAAGCGATCGCGCGCATGATCCGATTGCGAGTTAACTGCTCTAGGTCAATAGAACTTTGGACAGTCATCTCGTAAGTCATCTTAGAAATAACGGCAATCTTTTTAGGCGAGAGAGTAATCTTATCGAAAGTTCCCTCGTCTTCGGTGATGGTTTGTCCTTCACCAATCCAGTAGGCATTTTGATAGGTAGCTTCTCTGGGGATTTCAATGTTGCCTTGCAAATCGCGCAGGTAAGTTACCCCCATCGGTAAAAAAGCCGACATATTATATAGCTGCTCGATAAAGCGATCGCTAAGTAAGTCAGTGCTAATTAAATTACCAGCAGCAACAGGTACACCTGTTTCATAAGGAGCGCGATGAGACAGTCCGTTGCGGAGGTTCCCTCCGTTATAGGAACTGTCGAACCCGTTAGGGTAAGACACTAACTGAGACTGATCTAGGTAAAGCTTGCCCTGTGGGGGCTTGCCTATCCTTTGCTCTAAAGCCCTACTAACCTCAAGCTCTAGCCCACATTTATCGGCAGGAATCAACCCTGCTGCATAACCTACGGCACGGTTAAAGCTGTAGCTTCTGCGTTCGGGGTCGCTCATGCCTAGGGGCTTTACCCCTGTTGCCACGGGTTCTTGTTTTTGGACTGTTACTTCATCTAAATATTTAGACCTAGCAGCTTCGATTGATAAACCTGCACCTATGCTGTGTTTTGCTAGTTCAGGATTACCGTATTTTTGAGCTAGGGCATAAATCCCCTGTACTCGTTCGCGTTCGGTTTTTATTAAGTCGGTTTCGTTTATTTCAATTTCGGGCATACGGGTCGCCTCTTTTATCTCTTGGTCTTCCTTACTTGAACGGGGGAGTGGAGCCGTTTCCTCCCCCCAGTTTTCCCTCGAAGTAGATACAAAGTAACTTCGACCCACCCCCACACTTTGATCGGCTGGCACGGTAACAATAGAAGTCTCAAAAGGAGTCCATTTCTTAACGCGATAGCGATCGTAATCATCTGCCGATTCAATCAAAACTAATTCCTTGATTTCGTAGCCAATTGAGACGTTGCGAATAATCCCAGATTTAATACTTTGGTAAATCTTTTCTGCTAAAGCATGAGTATCAAAGGATATTCTGTTGTAAAGCTTTTCCCCTTCAATCCAGGCGTTTTTGATTACGCCAATATAATCATCTCGATTGTGATTAAACAATACATTTGCTCCATCGTTAAAGCGAGATAGGTCAATAGAATCACTGCTATGCTCTAACTCTTCGTAGCCAAACCAGCGCAGGTAAGGCGTACTGCTGCTTACAGATAGTTCAATGGTTCTTTCTTCTGTTACCTCAGCCTTTTGCAGAGGAATAAATCTAGTTTGGTGCTTATTTATGTGTCTATATAATTTATTAGGCTCTGGATCTATCGGGAAAAAAGCATCTCCTAGATCTTCCATTAATATATTTTTCATAAAGTGCGATCGCGGTTTTAGCTCATCACAATCTAAAGTTCCCGAAAGCCAAAACCTAAGCTTATTTTTAGAGGCTTTTCTCCGTTCTTGCCAAAAACCCAAATAAATTGCATCTTTTCCGCCGAAGAGGCTATAAGCCATACAGGACAAATAATACAAGGCGCATAAGCATTTATGCTTAGTGTTCCCAGTTAGTGTTCCCAGGTTTTTGCTCTTCTGACACTGGGTTTATAGCTATCCCATCAAAATTAACGGCAATACCGTTTTCTTCCAAAATTTCTCGTTCGCGGGCGATGGTTTTAATGCTCTCTTCAAAATCCTCTCCTTGTTCTGCATAAACTTTAGTCAGGCTAGTCATGCCCCCAGCCAAGCTTGCCAAAGTAGCCTGTACTTCTTTGTTGGGGTCAACCCAACTCCAACCGCGACACTGCCACTTGATAGCTGCGTAGCGTTTGGGGC
This DNA window, taken from Pleurocapsa sp. FMAR1, encodes the following:
- a CDS encoding arabinofuranosidase catalytic domain-containing protein translates to MVLLNNNYKLCLGSETIKKIHLGNDLVYSVADSIKLLLDEVPIASIAYSIRKLSTAYTGFCLRLRRESDNLEQDFGFLNGYLDSESIDAFLGASTGYVVKWYDQSDNNNHAIQPNIQYQPKLDLSSNKPALLFDDNGSNSFEFNDISNIRTLFFKLEYSSTANQVLAYLLGSDTNYDFHAGSSGVFFNTQYCSPFITNGTIKLNNSNVAANTKIPENSFVFSINTTGNLLADRISKDRYFPDRGWQGTYSELLIFSDVIDNLTTSNINQNLIDYYL
- a CDS encoding phage upper tail fiber protein translates to MAIYTIRANTAFTIVKQGVVYGAGEQIDLTNIEFERHKHKLEGTKLTVTPIVFESVNGKVGSSNSTVTDVIVLTQADYNAITPKSATTLYVINE
- a CDS encoding head-tail joining protein — encoded protein: MGWISESEDLSIFIDNEFSTLATVVSTNSSLIELSGILDLNYDPIFNGQGVSEGKQITFLVETVSVHDLRSGDRLIIKGKNYLIKGIQPIEDGKLTNLILKEDF
- a CDS encoding phage major capsid protein, coding for MAYSLFGGKDAIYLGFWQERRKASKNKLRFWLSGTLDCDELKPRSHFMKNILMEDLGDAFFPIDPEPNKLYRHINKHQTRFIPLQKAEVTEERTIELSVSSSTPYLRWFGYEELEHSSDSIDLSRFNDGANVLFNHNRDDYIGVIKNAWIEGEKLYNRISFDTHALAEKIYQSIKSGIIRNVSIGYEIKELVLIESADDYDRYRVKKWTPFETSIVTVPADQSVGVGRSYFVSTSRENWGEETAPLPRSSKEDQEIKEATRMPEIEINETDLIKTERERVQGIYALAQKYGNPELAKHSIGAGLSIEAARSKYLDEVTVQKQEPVATGVKPLGMSDPERRSYSFNRAVGYAAGLIPADKCGLELEVSRALEQRIGKPPQGKLYLDQSQLVSYPNGFDSSYNGGNLRNGLSHRAPYETGVPVAAGNLISTDLLSDRFIEQLYNMSAFLPMGVTYLRDLQGNIEIPREATYQNAYWIGEGQTITEDEGTFDKITLSPKKIAVISKMTYEMTVQSSIDLEQLTRNRIMRAIALEIDRTIGFGSGTGEEPLGIISHPEVNSIVLGANGGELDWAAVIAMQSELAVTNAMNQGTFGYVVNARTRGKLQTKLNQDTGAGTWIWQMGNNSAEGMIAGYRARCSNQIPNNLVKGTASNLSAAFFGDFSNVLLGIWSGLDLMANPYSQFDQAIISIRAMQMLDLNLTRGEYFVVATDIINT